A stretch of Triticum aestivum cultivar Chinese Spring chromosome 1D, IWGSC CS RefSeq v2.1, whole genome shotgun sequence DNA encodes these proteins:
- the LOC123182878 gene encoding uncharacterized protein yields the protein MDHNLKVDLHCRFCSWLIDSTLKKTLKPHSGLVWLQGIPGGSPLFPLVREPRAGLAQGNRDGHLDRILRGLTLPDPRPYHGKESHDPTGRGGKPRLERQTSERRAVDQDPLPPPPTAEATPPDPSLRCSGSNILPSSDGDGPRPSLSSFPGSPLHLEAPTPFGDHDGDGFVVVFYLLRSRK from the exons ATGGATCACAATTTGAAGGTGGATTTGCACTGTCGCTTCTGCAGCTGGCTG ATCGACAGCACGTTGAAAAAAACCCTGAAGCCACACTCAGGCCTCGTTTGGTTGCAAGGTATCCCGGGGGGATCCCCGCTGTTTCCGCTGGTCAGAGAACCACGGGCCGGGTTGGCCCAGGGAAATCGAGATGGTCATTTGGACCGCATCCTTCGAGGGCTAACCCTGCCCGACCCACGACCTTACCACGGGAAGGAAAGCCACGACCCGACAGGTCGGGGAGGAAAGCCACGGCTCGAGCGGCAGACGAGTGAACGACGCGCCGTCGACCAagatccgctgccgccgccgccgacggcagAAGCGACGCCCCCCGACCCCTCCCTCCGGTGTTCAGGATCCAACATCCTCCCCTCCAGCGACGGCGACGGACCGCGGCCGTCATTGTCCTCCTTCCCCGGATCTCCCCTCCACCTCGAAGCTCCGACCCCCTTCGGCGACCACGACGGCGACGGTTTTGTGGTTGTTTTCTACCTCCTCCGGTCAAG GAAGTGA